In one Leptospiraceae bacterium genomic region, the following are encoded:
- a CDS encoding MaoC family dehydratase N-terminal domain-containing protein, whose translation MSENNLPELSKDIIGKKLDRFEFTVERGKIKEFCLALGETNPIYTDLDAAKKAGYTDIPAPPTFQTAILFWGYPKIWEDMKSIGVDTGRLVHLKEDYKYLKPIYPGKMWAQSEVSDVKTGKMNTVTFKTTFYNEKDEACIEAEMGIFIRPKE comes from the coding sequence ATGAGTGAAAATAACCTGCCCGAACTGTCTAAAGACATTATAGGGAAAAAATTAGACCGTTTTGAATTTACAGTGGAGAGAGGGAAAATCAAGGAATTTTGTCTCGCTCTGGGAGAAACCAACCCAATCTATACCGACCTGGATGCTGCGAAAAAAGCAGGCTATACCGATATACCGGCACCTCCTACTTTTCAAACAGCCATCCTCTTCTGGGGGTATCCAAAAATCTGGGAAGATATGAAGTCCATCGGAGTTGATACAGGTAGACTGGTTCACCTGAAGGAAGATTATAAATACCTCAAACCAATTTATCCCGGTAAAATGTGGGCTCAATCTGAAGTTTCCGATGTAAAAACCGGTAAGATGAACACAGTGACTTTTAAAACCACTTTCTACAATGAAAAAGATGAAGCCTGCATTGAAGCAGAAATGGGAATCTTCATCAGACCGAAGGAGTAA
- a CDS encoding DnaJ domain-containing protein, which produces MPRIPDKRIIPDLYALLELTRDCGPDEMKASFRRLAKLYHPDNPQTGSRDRFIQIHSAYKFLVEPRQREAYDVYLKSVQVDSIFILPYNRIIYTKNISELARRGLMRVGLRNKDREKYMGIQHDIDLILKEEECGKTVHVNLPLTVRVLCPSCLGSDLFCESCNGKGNYKGTRILRISFEPGQIIHNKLFVFDLGKFRPERFVHFKKKTLSLKTYILKRNPKA; this is translated from the coding sequence ATGCCTCGCATTCCGGATAAAAGAATTATCCCCGATCTTTATGCTCTTCTGGAGCTAACAAGAGATTGTGGCCCTGATGAAATGAAAGCAAGCTTTCGACGTCTGGCAAAACTATACCATCCCGACAACCCCCAGACCGGTTCAAGAGACAGGTTTATCCAGATCCACAGTGCCTATAAGTTTTTAGTAGAACCGAGGCAAAGAGAAGCCTATGACGTCTACCTGAAATCTGTACAGGTAGATAGCATATTCATTTTACCTTATAATCGTATTATCTATACAAAAAATATTTCCGAACTGGCCAGAAGGGGACTTATGCGTGTGGGTCTTCGAAACAAAGATAGGGAAAAATACATGGGAATACAGCATGACATAGACCTTATCTTAAAAGAAGAGGAATGTGGAAAAACTGTACATGTAAACTTACCCCTTACCGTTCGAGTTCTATGTCCCTCCTGCCTGGGTTCGGATTTATTCTGTGAATCCTGTAATGGAAAGGGAAACTATAAAGGAACCAGAATACTCAGAATTAGCTTTGAGCCGGGTCAGATTATCCATAACAAACTTTTTGTATTCGATCTCGGGAAATTTCGACCGGAACGTTTTGTCCACTTTAAGAAAAAAACTTTGAGCCTGAAAACCTATATTTTAAAACGAAACCCAAAAGCCTGA
- a CDS encoding class I SAM-dependent DNA methyltransferase, which yields MNIAQIEANIHNLISSFSEETFIFELLLAYGKPKASITRLQKGNLNMAKTEGEICWKKVIFFKVEKKSKLHKTLAELEENITHKERFVIVTDYKTIVAVDTKTKDKLDCAIKDLAKHYDFFLPLAGMEKAQHVNENPADVKAAEKMAKLFDIIKKDNPDNSPEFIHGLNLFLSRLLFCYFAEDTHIFEDNQFTNFIDSHTQVDGSDVNTYLDKFFDVLNTPKNKRKKTFGELPEYLNSFPYVNGGLFRDSVPAPKFSKTSRAALINSGEQDWSAINPDIFGSMFQAVIGAEQRGNLGQHYTSVPNIMKVIEPLFLSELYEELEKAGKSKKKLDALLHRIHNIKIFDPACGSGNFLIIAYKELRILEMKIFKAGDMMALSGIQLSQFYGIEIDDFAGEIAKLSLWLAEHQMNVEFRKEFGRTNPTLPLSEAGNIVQGNACRLDWEEVCPKTNKFGEPAEVYILGNPPYLGSRMQQAAQKADMDYVFSFLKTYRDLDYISIWFYKGAQYIKGINSKCSFVSTNSICQGLQVGLLWPHIFKLGIEINFAHTSFKWTNNAKSKAGVTVVIIGLRNKNNKDSYLYSSQTKRVVNNINGYLVAGTNCIIEMRSTPISNFSIMQKGSQPTDGGNLILSEQEKERIVNKEPDSLNFIKKYIGSQEYIRGQIRYCIWIEDDQLEDAMKIESIKNRVQQVKYMRVKSTKLATQKLSEKPYAFGECRYKKTSAIIIPSVSSERRDYIPIGYLHDDTVISNLAFVIYNAEPFLIGVLSSNIHMIWVRTISGYLGTSLRYSNTLSYNTFPFPPISEQRKNEITQAVFRILEEREKHSDKTLAQLYDPDKMPDGLREAHRQNDLIIEKCYRSKPFTSDEERLEYLFKLYEKMIAEEKS from the coding sequence ATGAATATTGCACAAATAGAGGCGAATATCCACAACTTGATAAGCTCTTTTTCTGAAGAAACCTTTATTTTTGAGTTATTATTAGCCTATGGTAAACCCAAGGCTTCGATTACCCGTTTACAAAAGGGCAATTTGAACATGGCAAAAACAGAAGGAGAAATCTGCTGGAAGAAAGTCATTTTTTTCAAAGTAGAGAAGAAGTCCAAATTACACAAAACTCTTGCAGAGCTGGAAGAGAACATCACCCATAAAGAGCGTTTTGTGATAGTTACAGATTACAAAACCATTGTAGCTGTTGATACCAAAACGAAAGATAAACTCGATTGTGCAATCAAAGATTTAGCAAAACATTATGATTTCTTTCTTCCTTTAGCGGGAATGGAAAAAGCGCAGCATGTAAATGAGAATCCTGCGGATGTAAAAGCGGCTGAGAAGATGGCAAAGCTATTTGACATCATCAAAAAGGACAATCCCGATAACTCACCTGAGTTCATTCACGGACTCAACCTGTTTCTCTCCCGTCTATTATTCTGTTATTTTGCTGAAGATACTCATATTTTCGAGGACAACCAGTTCACAAACTTTATAGATTCCCATACACAGGTAGACGGCAGCGATGTAAACACCTATCTGGATAAATTCTTTGATGTCTTAAACACTCCAAAAAATAAAAGAAAGAAAACCTTCGGAGAACTGCCGGAATACTTAAATTCATTTCCCTATGTTAATGGTGGACTCTTTCGAGATTCAGTGCCCGCTCCTAAATTTTCTAAAACATCCAGAGCTGCACTAATCAACAGTGGTGAACAGGATTGGAGTGCTATCAATCCTGATATTTTCGGTTCTATGTTTCAGGCGGTTATCGGTGCTGAACAACGTGGAAATTTGGGGCAGCATTATACATCGGTTCCTAATATAATGAAGGTGATAGAGCCTTTGTTTTTGAGTGAGTTGTATGAAGAGTTGGAAAAAGCGGGTAAAAGTAAAAAGAAGTTAGACGCTTTACTTCATCGTATTCACAATATAAAAATTTTTGATCCGGCCTGCGGAAGCGGGAATTTTTTAATCATTGCATATAAGGAATTACGTATCCTTGAAATGAAAATCTTTAAAGCAGGAGACATGATGGCATTGTCGGGCATACAATTATCTCAGTTTTATGGAATTGAGATAGACGACTTTGCCGGAGAAATCGCCAAACTCTCCCTGTGGCTCGCCGAACACCAGATGAACGTAGAATTCCGAAAAGAATTTGGTAGAACCAATCCGACATTACCTTTGAGCGAAGCGGGAAATATTGTGCAGGGCAACGCCTGTCGTTTGGATTGGGAAGAAGTGTGTCCGAAAACCAATAAGTTCGGTGAACCTGCTGAAGTGTATATTTTGGGTAATCCTCCGTATTTGGGTTCAAGAATGCAACAAGCAGCACAAAAAGCAGATATGGATTATGTTTTTTCCTTTTTAAAAACTTATCGAGATTTAGATTATATTTCTATCTGGTTTTATAAAGGTGCTCAATATATAAAGGGAATCAATTCAAAATGTTCCTTTGTATCAACTAATTCAATCTGTCAGGGTTTACAGGTTGGATTGCTCTGGCCACATATATTTAAACTTGGCATTGAAATCAATTTTGCACATACTTCATTCAAATGGACAAACAATGCAAAGAGTAAAGCTGGAGTTACAGTTGTAATTATTGGATTAAGAAACAAAAATAACAAAGATAGCTATTTGTATTCTTCTCAAACAAAAAGAGTTGTGAATAATATTAATGGATATTTAGTAGCAGGAACAAATTGTATAATTGAAATGAGATCAACGCCTATTTCAAATTTTTCTATAATGCAAAAAGGAAGTCAGCCTACTGATGGCGGAAATTTAATTTTATCGGAGCAAGAAAAGGAAAGAATAGTCAATAAAGAACCTGATTCTTTAAATTTTATTAAAAAGTATATTGGTTCACAAGAGTATATTCGTGGACAGATTCGCTATTGTATATGGATCGAAGATGACCAGCTTGAGGATGCGATGAAAATTGAGTCAATAAAAAATAGAGTTCAACAAGTTAAATACATGAGAGTTAAAAGTACAAAGCTTGCAACTCAAAAATTATCAGAAAAGCCTTATGCATTTGGTGAATGTAGATATAAAAAAACATCTGCGATAATTATCCCGAGTGTTTCATCCGAGCGGAGAGATTACATACCCATTGGCTATCTACATGATGATACAGTTATTTCAAACCTCGCTTTTGTAATCTATAATGCAGAACCATTTTTAATAGGTGTTTTATCATCTAATATACATATGATATGGGTTAGAACTATATCTGGATATTTAGGAACAAGTTTAAGATACTCTAATACTCTTTCATACAACACTTTCCCCTTCCCACCCATCTCCGAACAACGGAAAAATGAAATCACGCAGGCTGTGTTTCGTATCTTGGAAGAACGCGAGAAGCATTCGGATAAGACTCTGGCTCAGCTTTACGACCCTGATAAGATGCCCGATGGTTTACGCGAGGCTCACCGGCAGAATGATTTGATTATTGAGAAGTGTTACCGCAGTAAGCCTTTCACAAGCGACGAAGAGCGGTTGGAGTATTTGTTTAAGCTTTATGAGAAAATGATAGCCGAGGAAAAGTCTTGA
- a CDS encoding Abi family protein, translating into MIYNKPPLSFPQQADQLLKRGLIADRDDLIHKLQQVSYYRLSGYWFPFRKFPDDHFKKDTHFKTIWNRYVFDRQLRLLVLDGIERIEISLRTNITYILGHETGPFGYTENSNLPNLQPDKHALFLEEIQKEYSRSKETFVSHFQTKYGDEHDVLPIWMVTELISFGTLFTMYRGAKKVTVKTIAKKYKLSEKVLVSWLGSLNTVRNICAHHSRFWNRELGYKPMIPNKDQTWKRPVVIKTNRIFVILCIIRYMLNFIAPQSNWQDRLLDLLDRYPEIPKNEMGFPDNWRSIAFWKNQDILLKEETK; encoded by the coding sequence ATGATTTATAATAAACCACCCCTTAGTTTCCCGCAACAAGCCGACCAGCTACTCAAGCGAGGTTTAATTGCAGATCGGGACGATTTAATCCACAAACTACAGCAAGTAAGCTATTATCGCTTAAGTGGCTACTGGTTCCCTTTTAGAAAATTCCCGGATGATCACTTTAAAAAAGATACTCATTTTAAGACGATTTGGAATCGTTATGTTTTTGACAGACAATTACGCCTCCTCGTTTTAGATGGAATAGAAAGAATAGAAATTTCGCTGCGGACAAATATTACCTACATTTTAGGTCATGAAACAGGTCCCTTTGGATATACAGAAAACAGTAATCTCCCCAATTTACAACCGGATAAACATGCTCTTTTTTTGGAAGAAATACAAAAAGAGTATTCAAGAAGTAAGGAAACATTCGTATCACATTTTCAAACTAAATATGGTGATGAGCATGATGTATTACCTATATGGATGGTCACTGAATTAATATCTTTTGGTACCTTATTTACTATGTACCGTGGAGCTAAAAAAGTTACCGTAAAAACTATTGCAAAAAAATATAAGTTATCTGAAAAAGTTTTGGTCTCATGGTTGGGTAGTCTAAATACAGTAAGAAATATTTGTGCACATCATTCGCGTTTCTGGAATCGAGAACTTGGTTATAAGCCAATGATTCCTAATAAAGATCAAACCTGGAAAAGACCGGTAGTTATAAAAACAAATAGAATTTTTGTCATTTTATGTATAATTCGATATATGTTAAATTTTATAGCTCCTCAAAGTAACTGGCAAGATCGCTTGTTGGATTTACTGGATCGTTATCCGGAAATCCCAAAAAATGAAATGGGTTTTCCTGATAACTGGAGGAGTATTGCATTTTGGAAAAATCAAGATATCCTTTTAAAAGAAGAGACAAAATAA
- a CDS encoding Uma2 family endonuclease, with protein sequence MNTAIQITLPEGFPVQREKLDEIHALNQNFSFEVLEHNLKIEEKVKGSFDRDFFKVIFPFPIQENFFDSMGEANRSHRLEFDTEGIIIHMGTFGLVGAFSIVIIAAIYVWNKKHKMGRIFDSSTNHDIYSQGISKRRLADISFIKYEKFNSKIIDLGYRLGSPTFCIEIVSNKNSLKENLEKMKNDWIPSGTELGLVVCPFRKKYYVFTGEGDYKTENFSVPFKNPILPGLILEFDKLLKEAMEETGE encoded by the coding sequence ATGAATACAGCCATTCAAATTACATTGCCGGAAGGCTTTCCGGTGCAGAGAGAAAAATTAGATGAGATTCATGCTTTGAACCAAAACTTTTCTTTTGAGGTTCTCGAACATAATCTCAAGATCGAAGAAAAGGTGAAAGGCTCTTTTGATAGAGATTTTTTCAAAGTAATCTTTCCATTTCCTATTCAAGAGAATTTCTTTGATAGTATGGGTGAGGCAAACAGGAGTCACAGGTTAGAGTTTGATACAGAGGGGATAATCATTCATATGGGAACATTTGGTTTAGTGGGGGCTTTTAGTATAGTCATCATAGCGGCAATCTACGTCTGGAATAAAAAACATAAAATGGGAAGGATTTTTGATTCTTCGACCAATCACGATATTTATTCTCAAGGCATAAGTAAAAGAAGACTCGCTGATATATCTTTTATTAAGTATGAAAAATTTAACTCAAAAATTATTGATTTAGGGTATCGGCTCGGCTCTCCCACGTTTTGTATTGAAATCGTCTCTAATAAAAATAGCCTCAAAGAAAATCTGGAGAAAATGAAAAATGACTGGATTCCCTCCGGTACAGAACTCGGGCTTGTCGTTTGCCCTTTTCGGAAAAAATATTATGTATTCACCGGTGAAGGCGATTATAAAACAGAAAACTTTTCAGTGCCATTTAAAAACCCCATATTACCCGGTTTAATTCTGGAATTTGATAAACTACTCAAAGAAGCAATGGAAGAGACAGGAGAATAA
- a CDS encoding ATP-dependent helicase: protein MPNIVNVKYQQTGKSKSTNQYGMRQMQERAFEYRDAQYLLIKSPPASGKSRALMFLGLDKLINQNIEKVIVAVPERSIGSSFAPTNLKKYGFFADWNPKDKYNLCTPGSDGSKSKVKTFHEFLDSKEEILICTHATLRFACEELEESKFNKTLLAIDEFHHVSADSDNRLGDLLRDIMKKSTAHIIAMTGSYFRGDSVPVLLPEDEEKFSKVTYNYYEQLNGYEYLKSLGIGYHFYQGKYTEAIMEMLDTDKKTILHIPNVNSGESTKYKHDEVDFIIDQIGTVIKQERETGVIHVKRHKDGKIIKVADLVEDNPKERDKIVNYLRNISSVDDMDLIIALGMAKEGFDWPYCEHALTVGYRGSLTEIIQIIGRATRDSENKTHAQFTNLIAQPEAAKDLITLSVNNMLKAITASLLMEQVLAPNWKFKNKENDDDKPKPGELKIRGFKEPSSKRVKDIIESDLNDLKAGVLQDNKVRAGMMGGIDPELMNTKFIPDVIREKYPDLEEEQVEEIRQYLVVESLIKNNNIVDLNEIKQAIRENSEIQTALKNKENTEEIRNTLIPKVIKTIYPDLDNEEAKDFGNMLERIPKAKEETKDDIGDKRFIKMAGSFVDIDDIHIDLIDKINPFQKAFEVLSKSVTTKVLRIIQEHIESTRIRMDFEEAKILWPKIQEFIKMYNREPNMNSNDPLEKRMAECIIYLKEEKRKRAEKNG, encoded by the coding sequence ATGCCGAATATCGTAAATGTGAAATATCAGCAAACAGGAAAGAGTAAAAGCACCAACCAGTATGGAATGCGGCAAATGCAGGAGCGTGCTTTTGAATATCGTGATGCACAGTATCTTTTGATAAAGTCTCCACCTGCTTCAGGAAAATCTAGAGCTTTGATGTTTTTGGGTCTGGATAAGTTAATCAATCAAAATATCGAAAAAGTGATAGTCGCAGTTCCCGAACGTTCTATCGGTAGCTCCTTTGCACCAACAAATTTAAAGAAATATGGCTTTTTTGCAGACTGGAATCCAAAAGACAAATACAACCTCTGCACTCCCGGCAGCGACGGCAGCAAAAGCAAAGTGAAAACCTTCCATGAATTCCTGGATAGTAAAGAAGAAATTCTAATTTGCACACATGCCACCTTACGTTTTGCCTGTGAAGAACTCGAAGAAAGTAAGTTCAATAAAACTTTATTAGCTATTGATGAATTTCATCATGTATCTGCTGATTCAGATAATCGTCTCGGTGACTTACTGCGAGACATTATGAAAAAGTCTACTGCTCATATTATAGCCATGACAGGCTCCTATTTTCGAGGAGATAGTGTTCCAGTGCTTCTGCCGGAAGATGAAGAGAAGTTTAGTAAGGTCACTTACAATTATTATGAACAATTGAATGGTTATGAATATTTGAAGTCACTCGGTATTGGCTATCATTTCTATCAGGGTAAATATACTGAAGCTATCATGGAAATGCTCGACACTGATAAAAAAACTATCCTGCATATTCCCAATGTAAATTCAGGAGAGTCTACCAAATATAAGCATGATGAAGTAGACTTTATTATTGACCAAATAGGAACAGTAATAAAGCAAGAACGAGAAACCGGAGTGATTCATGTAAAACGTCATAAAGATGGAAAAATTATAAAAGTTGCCGACCTGGTAGAAGACAACCCAAAAGAAAGAGACAAGATTGTAAACTATCTTCGTAATATTTCTTCTGTGGATGATATGGACCTAATCATTGCACTCGGTATGGCAAAGGAAGGTTTTGATTGGCCCTATTGCGAACATGCTTTAACTGTCGGTTATCGCGGTTCGCTTACAGAAATTATTCAAATCATAGGAAGAGCCACCAGAGACAGTGAAAATAAAACCCATGCCCAATTCACTAATCTTATCGCTCAACCGGAGGCTGCGAAAGATTTAATAACCCTATCTGTGAATAATATGCTGAAAGCAATTACTGCGTCTCTCCTTATGGAACAGGTATTGGCACCAAATTGGAAATTTAAAAATAAGGAAAACGATGATGACAAACCAAAACCGGGTGAATTGAAAATCAGAGGTTTCAAAGAGCCAAGTTCCAAAAGGGTAAAGGATATTATTGAGTCCGATCTAAATGACTTAAAAGCCGGAGTTTTGCAGGACAACAAGGTACGTGCCGGAATGATGGGTGGAATTGATCCGGAGTTAATGAATACAAAGTTTATCCCTGATGTAATTAGAGAAAAATATCCTGATTTAGAAGAAGAACAGGTGGAAGAAATTCGTCAGTACCTAGTCGTCGAGTCTTTAATTAAAAATAATAATATTGTAGACTTAAACGAGATAAAACAGGCTATACGAGAAAATTCAGAAATCCAAACTGCACTAAAAAATAAAGAGAACACAGAAGAAATTCGCAACACCTTAATTCCTAAAGTAATTAAAACAATTTACCCCGATTTAGACAATGAAGAAGCGAAAGATTTTGGAAATATGCTCGAAAGAATTCCCAAGGCAAAAGAGGAAACTAAAGATGATATAGGTGATAAACGTTTTATCAAAATGGCAGGTTCCTTCGTAGATATTGATGATATTCACATCGATTTAATTGATAAAATAAATCCATTCCAAAAAGCTTTTGAAGTTCTCTCAAAATCGGTAACAACCAAAGTCCTGCGTATTATACAAGAGCACATAGAATCTACCCGAATCAGAATGGACTTTGAAGAAGCTAAGATTCTCTGGCCAAAGATTCAAGAATTTATCAAAATGTATAATAGGGAACCGAATATGAACTCCAATGATCCTCTGGAAAAACGCATGGCTGAATGTATTATCTATCTAAAAGAAGAAAAGAGAAAGCGAGCTGAAAAAAATGGATAA
- a CDS encoding GxxExxY protein produces MKYSDLTGHIIGAAMEVHSYLGCGFQEVIYQRALSYEMQLREIPHQREVEMDIFYKEKNVGTRRVDFLVYDKISVEIKAVSQMEPAHMTQAINYLEAYNLEIGLLINFGETKLKFHRVENRKLS; encoded by the coding sequence ATGAAATATTCTGATTTAACCGGTCATATCATTGGGGCTGCGATGGAAGTACATTCGTATTTAGGTTGTGGTTTTCAGGAGGTGATTTATCAAAGGGCATTATCTTATGAAATGCAGCTTCGTGAAATACCTCATCAAAGAGAAGTGGAAATGGATATTTTCTATAAAGAAAAAAACGTGGGAACAAGAAGAGTCGATTTTTTAGTTTATGATAAAATTAGTGTGGAGATAAAAGCAGTAAGCCAAATGGAACCAGCCCATATGACGCAGGCGATTAATTATTTAGAAGCATATAATTTAGAAATTGGGCTTCTCATAAATTTTGGAGAAACAAAACTAAAATTTCATAGGGTAGAAAATAGGAAACTGTCATGA
- the sixA gene encoding phosphohistidine phosphatase SixA, with protein MKLIIARHGEAEMFSSSGMDRNRQLTEKGKSDILKMSLFIQKSPIKINQIYYSPYDRTRNTAEIFSQNIGMETKLIEENCLAPGGNYDSILKRICSFSNSEGILLVGHNPDVSFFAAKLIQDPTLSHNLIFQPGTTIALNIAREKFCNGQILWVLSPDFLG; from the coding sequence ATGAAACTAATCATAGCCAGGCATGGCGAAGCGGAAATGTTCTCTTCTTCCGGCATGGATAGAAATCGGCAGCTTACCGAAAAAGGTAAAAGTGATATATTAAAAATGTCGTTATTTATCCAGAAATCCCCTATTAAAATAAATCAAATCTATTATAGCCCTTATGATAGGACGAGAAATACGGCTGAAATTTTTTCACAAAATATTGGAATGGAAACAAAGTTAATCGAGGAGAATTGTCTGGCACCGGGTGGGAACTATGATAGCATATTAAAAAGAATATGCTCCTTTTCTAATTCTGAAGGGATTTTATTGGTGGGACATAATCCGGATGTCAGCTTTTTTGCAGCAAAGCTAATTCAGGATCCAACCTTATCTCATAACCTGATTTTTCAACCGGGCACTACTATTGCGTTAAACATTGCGAGGGAAAAGTTCTGTAACGGTCAGATTCTCTGGGTTTTATCACCTGACTTTTTAGGATAA
- a CDS encoding GIY-YIG nuclease family protein produces MDKDKVLDEIFMNDPLGLLNIIPRKSNTHTEDERLIASFLEINEFITINKKEPEATSLANISEYQLYSRLKSLRSSYEKIVKLKPHDIYNLLPEVVEHNTIERQKKLKEQKEIKSIDDIFSNDSFGILDDDDAGIFDLKNIPKEENRAEADFIARRKPCKNFKKYEKLFKDVQKDLAIGKRKLKTFVQNNLKINSFYIHNGILFYLEKINITKKEHYKDDGTRVREDGRTRCIFENGTESNMLKRSVEKILYENGMVVTENIDKVNEEFLQNFNGITEEDKEAGYIYVLKSLSSKEEIKNISNLYKIGYSKMNVEKRISNAEKDPTFLMASVKVVGTWKCYNLNPQNLEQLLHNFFGNSCLDIEIYDEKGRRHSPREWFIAPLEIIQRVIELIISGEIIHYIYDNKNRSIVQKT; encoded by the coding sequence ATGGATAAAGATAAAGTTTTGGATGAAATATTTATGAACGATCCTCTGGGGCTTCTCAATATCATTCCCAGAAAATCAAATACTCACACAGAAGATGAGCGTCTTATTGCTTCATTTTTAGAAATTAATGAGTTTATTACAATTAATAAGAAAGAACCCGAAGCAACAAGCCTTGCTAATATTTCAGAATACCAGTTGTATTCACGCTTAAAATCTTTGAGATCTTCATACGAAAAAATAGTAAAACTAAAACCTCATGATATTTACAATCTCTTACCCGAAGTAGTAGAGCATAATACAATAGAACGACAAAAAAAACTTAAAGAGCAAAAAGAGATAAAGTCAATTGATGATATATTTAGCAATGACTCTTTCGGCATTTTAGATGATGACGATGCAGGAATTTTTGATTTAAAAAATATACCTAAAGAAGAGAATAGAGCAGAAGCTGATTTTATCGCCCGCAGAAAGCCCTGCAAAAATTTTAAGAAATATGAGAAATTATTTAAAGATGTACAAAAAGATTTAGCAATAGGGAAGCGAAAGTTAAAGACATTTGTACAAAATAATCTTAAAATAAATTCTTTCTATATTCACAACGGAATCTTGTTTTATCTAGAAAAAATCAACATCACTAAAAAAGAACATTATAAGGATGATGGAACAAGAGTTCGTGAAGATGGTCGAACTCGTTGTATTTTTGAAAATGGTACTGAATCTAATATGTTAAAACGTTCTGTTGAAAAAATACTATATGAAAATGGTATGGTCGTAACTGAAAATATCGATAAAGTGAACGAAGAATTTTTACAAAATTTTAATGGAATAACTGAAGAAGACAAAGAAGCAGGATATATCTATGTTCTAAAATCTCTGAGCAGTAAAGAGGAAATTAAAAATATTTCAAACTTATACAAAATAGGTTACTCCAAAATGAATGTAGAGAAGCGAATAAGTAATGCAGAAAAGGATCCTACTTTTTTAATGGCATCGGTAAAAGTTGTAGGAACATGGAAATGTTATAATTTGAATCCTCAGAACCTTGAGCAGTTGTTGCATAATTTTTTTGGGAACTCATGTCTTGATATAGAGATATATGATGAAAAAGGAAGAAGACATAGTCCCAGAGAATGGTTCATAGCACCCTTAGAAATAATTCAGCGGGTAATCGAATTAATCATAAGTGGAGAAATTATACACTATATATATGATAATAAAAATAGGTCTATTGTTCAAAAAACGTAA
- a CDS encoding virulence RhuM family protein gives MAKNSKQIKEIIRSSAAEYLTFIAANGEGGVEAVYADENIWLTQKMMGILYNVETHTINYHLKKVFSDSELREDSVIRKIRITATDGKNYTTNHYNLSAIIAVGYKVNSERAIQFRKWATTIIQEYTIKGFSMDDERLKNDGTILGKKYFEEQLERIREIRLSERKFYQKITDIYATSIDYDVTAKATKRFFATVQNKLHWAIHGQTAAEMIVDRADHKKENMGLTTWKDAPKGKIQKFDVIIAKNYLSQKELEQLQRLVSAYLDIAEDMALRQIPMTMEDWEKRLNRFIEATDREILQDAGKVTAEIARAHAESEFEQYRIIQDRLFESDFDREIKRVLEEERK, from the coding sequence ATGGCTAAAAATTCAAAGCAAATCAAAGAAATAATCCGTTCCTCTGCTGCTGAATATTTAACCTTTATAGCAGCAAATGGTGAAGGTGGTGTTGAAGCAGTATATGCAGATGAAAATATCTGGCTCACTCAAAAGATGATGGGTATTTTATATAATGTTGAAACACATACCATTAATTATCATTTAAAAAAAGTTTTTTCGGACAGTGAACTACGGGAAGATTCAGTTATTCGAAAAATTCGAATAACTGCGACAGATGGTAAAAACTACACTACGAATCATTACAACCTTTCGGCTATCATTGCTGTTGGATATAAAGTGAACTCAGAGCGAGCGATACAATTCCGTAAATGGGCAACTACCATTATCCAGGAATACACCATTAAAGGATTCTCAATGGATGACGAGCGTCTTAAAAATGATGGAACAATTCTTGGAAAAAAATATTTTGAAGAACAATTAGAGCGAATTCGAGAAATTCGCTTAAGTGAGCGAAAGTTTTACCAAAAAATTACGGATATTTATGCGACTTCAATAGATTATGATGTTACTGCAAAAGCTACAAAGCGTTTCTTTGCAACGGTTCAGAATAAATTACACTGGGCAATTCACGGACAAACTGCTGCAGAGATGATTGTAGATAGAGCAGATCATAAAAAAGAAAATATGGGACTAACAACTTGGAAAGATGCCCCGAAAGGTAAAATCCAAAAATTTGATGTCATTATTGCAAAGAACTATTTGTCACAAAAAGAATTAGAACAGCTACAACGTCTTGTTTCTGCTTATCTTGATATTGCTGAAGATATGGCATTAAGGCAGATTCCCATGACTATGGAAGATTGGGAAAAACGACTAAATCGATTTATAGAAGCAACAGATAGGGAAATTTTACAGGATGCTGGAAAAGTAACAGCTGAGATTGCCAGAGCACATGCAGAAAGTGAGTTTGAACAATACCGTATTATTCAAGATCGTTTATTTGAAAGTGATTTTGATAGAGAAATAAAGAGAGTATTAGAAGAAGAGAGAAAATAA